A window of the Cryptococcus decagattii chromosome 6, complete sequence genome harbors these coding sequences:
- a CDS encoding glutamate-tRNA ligase: MPDVVLPLVQTPPFSIIALAALQGIPVTWDTQSGEQGQTTYGDVVGAENVRAELEKGIDGKEVPLPPLPTLLASTSSFQDVSAVLDALDDYLAYRTYFAGPKFGFGDATIWGTIRGNNSAIGSIKKPGRPHLQRWFNHVETLDVPKAALESYRQAKSEMEKGKKTKRLESVDVVLPNAVKGKVVVRFAPEPSGYLHIGHLKAAILNRYLADQYQGKFILRFDDTNPLKEEGEFEEAIQEDLKMIDISFDNIVHTSDHFDKIQAYTEQLIKQGDAFMDDTDGETVKEQRRAMIPSKNRDLTVEENLVKFKEMCEGTEEGKRWSLRAKIDYQHKNGTLRDPVIYRYVEGSHHVTGTKYKAYPMYDLACPIIDHLDGVTHALRANEYWARHEQYQWFLKTLGFANIEIFDFSRVDFVYTVLSKRKLKYLVENNVVKGWDDPRFPTVRGIRSRGMTVQGLKNYILGQGASQQAVQLEWDGIWTVNKKVIDPVAPRYWAIAEDKMVSVNVIGRDTEEPEVVNKPLHKKNPDVGEKKMVFASKLIMEQEDAKTFGDNEEITAMDWGNAFVTSKVITPSGDVSSLTITLHLAGDFKKTSKKVTWLAAPTDSNPLVPVVLIEYDYLITKKKLEEDDSLPEILNPKTEYRTNALASKDVEGLKKWDIIQFERKGFYICQGTKDNEGRMEFGFIPDGRAATVALKAEPAKEKIKVPGTAKGSWGKLGPKPASSPAAAP; encoded by the exons ATGCCCGACGTTGTACTCCCTCTGGTTCAGACCCCCCCTTTCTCCATAATTGCTCTCGCCGCTTTGCAGGGTATTCCTGTCACCTGGGACACTCAGTCTGGGGAACAGGGTCAGACTACTTACGGTGATGTGGTTGGTGCCGAGAATGTTCGAGCTGAGCTCGAAAAGGGTATTGACGGCAAGGAG gttcctctccctccccttcccaCCCTTTTGGCCTCCACGAGCTCTTTCCAAGACGTCTCCGCCGTTCTCGACGCTCTCGACGACTACCTCGCCTACCGTACCTATTTTGCCGGCCCCAAGTTTGGTTTCGGCGACGCTACTATTTGGGGTACCATCCGAGGCAACAATTCCGCTATCGGTTCCATCAAGAAGCCCGGACGACCTCACTTGCAGCGATGGTTCAACCACGTTGAGACTCTCGATGTACCGAAGGCTGCGCTCGAATCTTACAGACAGGCCAAGAGcgaaatggagaagggcaagaaaACCAAGAGGTTGGAAAGCGTTGATGTTGTTTTGCCCAACGCTGTCAAGGGCAAGGTTGTTGTTAGGTTTG CCCCTGAGCCTTCAGGATACTTGCACATTGGTCACCTCAAGGCCGCTATCCTTAACAGATACCTTGCCGACCAGTATCAGGGCAAGTTCATCCTCCGTTTCGATGACACCAACCCTCTTAAGGAGGAG GGTGAGTTCGAGGAGGCTATCCAGGAGGACCTCAAAATGATCGACATCTCCTTCGACAATATCGTTCACACCTCCGACCACTTTGACAAGATCCAAGCCTACACCGAGCAACTAATCAAGCAAGGCGACGCTTTCATGGACGACACTGACGGCGAAACCGTCAAAGAGCAGCGTCGAGCTATGATTCCCTCTAAGAACCGAGACCTCACTGTTGAGGAGAACTTGGTTAAATTCAAAGAAATGTGTGAGGGTACGGAGGAAGGCAAGAGGTGGAGTTTGAGGGCCAAGATTGATTATCAACACAAAAACGGTACTTTGCGTGACCCTGTCATCTACCGATATGTTGAGGGCTCCCATCACGTTACTGG CACCAAGTACAAGGCTTATCCCATGTACGACCTCGCTTGTCCTATCATCGACCACCTCGACGGCGTTACCCACGCTCTCCGAGCCAACGAGTACTGGGCCCGTCACGAACAATACCAGTGGTTCCTTAAGACTCTTGGTTTCGCCAATATTGAGATCTTTGATTTCAGCAGGGTCGACTTCGTTTACACTGTTTTGAGTAAGAGGAAGTTGAAGTATCTTGTCGAGAATAATGTTGTCAAAGGTTGGGATGACCCCCGTTTCCCTACCGTTCGAG GTATACGATCCCGTGGTATGACTGTCCAAGGTCTCAAAAACTACATTCTCGGTCAGGGCGCTTCTCAGCAAGCCGTTCAGCTCGAGTGGGATGGTATCTGGACTGTTAACAAGAAGGTTATCGATCCCGTTGCTCCTCGATACTGGGCCATTGCGGAGGACAAGAT GGTCTCTGTCAATGTTATCGGCCGTGATACTGAGGAGCCTGAGGTTGTTAACAAGCCCTTGCACAAGAAGAACCCCGACGTTGGGGAGAAAAAGATGGTCTTTGCTAGCAAATTGATCATGGAGCAGGAGGACGCCAAGACCTTTGGTGACAATGAAGAA ATCACCGCCATGGACTGGGGAAATGCTTTCGTTACTTCCAAGGTCATCACCCCTTCCGGTGACGTTTCTTCTCTTACTATTACGCTTCACCTCGCTGGAGACTTCAAGAAGACTTCCAAGAAGGTCACTTGGCTTGCTGCGCCCACCGACTCCAACCCCCTTGTTCCTGTCGTCCTCATTGAATACGACTACCTCAtcaccaagaagaagctcgaGGAGGACGACTCCCTCCCTGAGATTCTCAATCCTAAGACCGAGTACCGCACCAACGCGCTCGCTTCCAAAGACGTTGAAGGCCTTAAAAAGTGGGATATCATCCAGTttgagaggaagggattCTATATCTGCCAAGGTACTAAAGATAACGAGGGCAGGATGGAATTTGGTTTTATCCCTGATGGACGGGCTGCGACTGTAGCGTTGAAGGCGGAGCCCgcgaaggagaagattaagGTTCCCGGAACTGCGAAGGGGTCATGGGGTAAGCTCGGGCCCAAGCCTGCCTCCAGCCCTGCTGCCGCTCCTTAA
- a CDS encoding nucleolar protein 58 produces MLVLTETSVGFVVFKLSSDAKIDNKDLWKEFETPEGANKALKVQAIQKFTSTASAVEDLAAVQDGRLTDSLSKFLLDTVGGADGEKKKKKKKIEEMLVVSDPKLAGTINKTLSIPVLSDSSTQDLYRGIRQQLASLLGGVDQKDLNTMSLGLGHSLSRFKLKFSTDKVDTMVIQAIALLDDLDKEINIYAMRVKEWYGWHFPEMAKIIVDNIAFARVVKAMGFRTNAVTTDFSLLLPEDLEATLKSAAELSMGTEISDSDMAHIHSLCDQVISISEYRTQLSEYLRNRMQAIAPNLTALVGELVGARLISHAGSLMNLAKHPASTVQILGAEKALFRALKTKHDTPKYGLIYHASLIGQAPQKLKGKMARMVATKAALSIRVDALSDADSRSDVSAAEIGISNRVKLESRLRALEHQAGIQSVRKVVSASGQQGRQQPRFEMSGATGSYNAATDNVPLNGDLLPTQPATEQMKEGKDDSKEKKDKKKKRKSEIADAGDVTMDGDADLSMVVGETKEERRARKEAKKAAKAAKKAAEESGDGEKKSKKRRADEDEDGEKKKKKKKKDD; encoded by the exons ATGCTCGTCCTTACAGAGACATCCGTCGGCTTCGTCGTCTTCAAGCTTAGCAGTGATGCCAAGATCGACAACAAGGACCTTTGGAAGGAGTTTGAGACACCCGAGGGTGCCAACAAGGC TTTGAAGGTCCAGGCCATTCAAAAATTTACATCCACAGCATCTGCCGTTGAAGATCTCGCCGCTGTCCAAGACGGACGATTGACAGACTCTCTCTCCAAGTTTTTGCTCGACACTGTCGGCGGTGCCGATGgcgaaaagaagaagaagaagaagaagattgaggaGATGTTGGTTGTCTCTGATCCCAAGTTGG CCGGTACCATCAACAAAACTCTCTCTATCCCCGTCCTCTCTGACTCCTCTACCCAGGACCTCTACCGTGGTATCCGTCAACAGCTCGCCTCTCTTCTCGGCGGCGTTGACCAGAAAGATCTCAATACCATGTCTCTTGGTCTTGGTCACTCGCTCTCCCGATTCAAGCTCAAGTTCTCCACTGACAAGGTCGACACTATGGTTATTCAGGCTATCGCTTTGCTCGATGATTTGGACAAGGAGATTAACATATACGCCATGAGGGTTAAGGAGTGGTACGGATGGCATTTCCCTGAAATGGCCAAGATCATTGTCGACAACATTGCTTTCGCTCGCGTTGTGAAGGCCATGG GCTTCCGAACTAACGCCGTTACCACCGACTTCTCTCTGCTCCTTCCAGAAGACCTCGAAGCTACCCTCAAATCTGCCGCCGAGCTCTCTATGGGTACTGAAATTTCCGATTCCGACATGGCCCACATCCACTCTCTCTGTGACCAAgtcatctccatctccgaATACCGCACCCAGCTCTCCGAATACCTCCGCAACCGTATGCAAGCCATCGCTCCCAACCTTACCGCCCTTGTCGGTGAGCTCGTCGGTGCCCGATTGATCAGCCACGCCGGTAGCTTGATGAACCTTGCCAAGCACCCCGCCAGTACCGTCCAAATTCTCGGTGCCGAGAAGGCCCTCTTCCGAGCGCTTAAGACCAAGCACGATACCCCAAAGTACGGTCTCATCTACCACGCCTCCCTCATTGGTCAAGCTCCTCAAAAACTCAAGGGTAAGATGGCCCGTATGGTCGCTACCAAGGCTGCCCTCTCAATCCGTGTCGACGCCCTTTCCGACGCCGACTCTCGATCAGACGTCTCTGCTGCCGAGATTGGTATCTCCAACCGAGTCAAGCTCGAGTCCAGGCTCCGTGCTTTGGAGCACCAAGCTGGTATCCAAAGTGTGCGCAAGGTAGTGAGCGCCAGTGGCCAGCAAGGAAGGCAACAGCCCAGGTTCGAAATGAGCGGCGCTACTGGTTCCTACAACGCTGCCACCGACAATGTTCCTCTCAACGGTGACCTCCTTCCCACCCAACCTGCCACCGAGCAAatgaaggaaggaaaggatgacagcaaggagaagaaggacaagaagaagaagaggaagagcgagaTTGCCGACGCTGGTGATGTCACCATGGACGGTGACGCGGATTTGAGCATGGTCGTTGGTGAGaccaaggaggagaggagagcgAGAAAGGAGGCTAAGAAGGCT GCCAAGGCCGCGAAGAAGGCTGCCGAGGAGTCTGGCgatggcgagaagaagtCTAAGAAGAGACGAGCggacgaggatgaggatggcgagaagaagaaaaagaagaagaagaaggacgatTAG